A single Endozoicomonas sp. NE40 DNA region contains:
- a CDS encoding TRAP transporter large permease, giving the protein MTIAFLFIGLFTFMLIGIPIAVSLGLSSMLTILLFSQDSLASVALKMFEALSEHYTLLAIPFFILSSAFLSTGGVAQRMINFTTDIIGHVRGGLAMASVMACMIFAAVSGSSPATVAAIGSLVIVGMVRAGYPKPLAAGVITNAGTLGILIPPSIVMLVYAVSTEVSASRMFMAGLIPGLLMGGLLMVAIYIYACFKKLPSQPFPGVRQVMRSGLSASGGLLLIILILGAIYGGVASPTEAAAIAVFYAFFIAVYFYRDIGPLSGVAWRKESESLPVAALRNVLLLPVVTVKSFAHPEVRKTVLDAAKASMMLLFIIANAMLFAHILTTERIPHAVAEIITDMGLPVWGFLIAVNIILLIAGNFMEPSAIILIMAPILFPIATQLGIDPIHLGIIMVVNMEIGLLTPPVGLNLFVTAGITGESIGWVVKAVLPWLLLMLGFLMLITYIPQISLFLPELFDQLKGYR; this is encoded by the coding sequence ATGACCATTGCTTTTCTATTTATTGGTTTGTTTACCTTCATGCTCATAGGTATTCCCATTGCTGTGTCTCTGGGTTTGTCGAGCATGCTGACCATCTTGCTGTTTTCTCAGGACAGTCTGGCTTCAGTGGCTTTGAAGATGTTTGAAGCCTTGTCTGAGCATTACACGTTGCTGGCAATTCCTTTCTTTATTCTGTCATCCGCTTTTCTTTCAACAGGCGGGGTGGCACAGCGGATGATCAATTTTACGACAGATATTATTGGTCACGTTCGCGGTGGTCTGGCCATGGCTTCCGTGATGGCGTGTATGATTTTTGCGGCGGTTTCTGGTTCTTCGCCTGCCACCGTGGCAGCGATTGGCAGCCTGGTGATTGTCGGTATGGTGCGTGCCGGTTATCCAAAGCCTCTGGCCGCAGGTGTAATAACCAATGCCGGAACCCTGGGCATACTCATTCCGCCGTCTATCGTCATGCTCGTTTATGCAGTGTCTACCGAAGTGTCAGCGTCCCGCATGTTTATGGCTGGATTGATTCCGGGTCTGCTGATGGGCGGCCTGTTAATGGTGGCCATTTATATCTATGCCTGTTTCAAGAAGTTGCCGTCACAACCATTTCCGGGCGTTCGTCAGGTGATGCGCTCAGGACTGTCAGCGTCCGGCGGATTGCTGCTGATTATCCTGATTCTTGGTGCCATTTATGGCGGTGTGGCTTCACCAACAGAAGCTGCTGCCATTGCGGTGTTTTACGCCTTTTTTATTGCCGTATATTTTTATCGGGATATCGGGCCACTGAGTGGTGTGGCGTGGCGCAAAGAGAGTGAATCATTGCCAGTGGCAGCATTGCGCAATGTTCTCTTGTTGCCGGTTGTAACCGTAAAGTCTTTTGCACACCCGGAAGTTCGTAAAACGGTTCTGGATGCGGCTAAAGCCAGTATGATGCTGTTGTTTATTATTGCCAACGCCATGCTGTTTGCTCACATCCTGACCACTGAACGAATACCTCACGCGGTTGCAGAAATCATTACTGATATGGGATTGCCTGTCTGGGGCTTCCTGATTGCGGTTAATATTATTCTGCTGATTGCCGGTAATTTTATGGAGCCGTCAGCCATTATTCTGATCATGGCACCGATTTTGTTCCCGATTGCAACTCAACTGGGAATTGATCCGATTCATCTCGGAATCATCATGGTCGTCAATATGGAGATCGGGCTGTTAACACCTCCTGTCGGACTGAACCTGTTTGTTACCGCAGGCATTACGGGTGAAAGTATCGGCTGGGTGGTCAAGGCGGTTCTGCCATGGTTGCTGCTGATGCTGGGCTTCCTCATGCTGATTACCTATATACCGCAGATTTCACTGTTTTTACCTGAACTGTTTGATCAGCTGAAAGGCTATCGATAA
- a CDS encoding HpcH/HpaI aldolase/citrate lyase family protein yields MHTLHDGLNWRSLLFIPASNRSFVEKAASRGADGIILDLEDSIPPEQKHDVRFVVAEHMLMLAQQQLPVVVRINNDLRNAVRDLEAVVSPNLTAIMVPKTESAGYLRQLDTLIRQLEAERGLAPGHIRMLGLIETAGGIVNLPDIARATPRLCALALGSEDLIAELGCVPTTERLLGYSETLLVNAKANHLQAIGIPGALANFNNLELLKEQVQIAREMGFTGALAIHPRQISLFNEGFAATEDEVSWAKTVVERFAAAQAEGIGVIAIDGQMIDAPVLQRAKDILTYS; encoded by the coding sequence ATGCATACACTACATGATGGTCTTAACTGGCGTTCACTGTTGTTTATTCCGGCCAGCAACCGGTCGTTTGTTGAAAAAGCGGCAAGCCGTGGGGCAGATGGCATTATTCTTGATCTTGAAGACAGCATACCCCCTGAACAAAAACACGACGTCCGGTTTGTTGTTGCAGAACACATGCTGATGCTTGCACAGCAGCAGTTGCCAGTGGTGGTTCGGATTAACAATGATTTGCGTAATGCGGTTCGGGATCTTGAAGCGGTGGTATCTCCAAACCTTACCGCCATTATGGTTCCCAAAACGGAGTCGGCCGGTTACCTTCGACAGCTGGATACACTGATCAGGCAACTTGAAGCAGAGCGAGGGCTGGCTCCCGGTCATATTCGCATGCTCGGGCTGATTGAAACCGCTGGCGGTATTGTTAATTTGCCTGATATTGCCAGAGCAACGCCACGTTTGTGTGCTCTGGCTCTGGGTTCTGAAGACCTGATTGCAGAGCTGGGTTGTGTTCCCACTACTGAGCGGTTGCTGGGGTATTCTGAAACTCTGCTGGTGAATGCCAAGGCTAATCATCTGCAGGCGATTGGAATTCCTGGTGCGCTGGCTAATTTTAATAATCTTGAGTTACTGAAGGAGCAAGTGCAGATTGCCCGTGAAATGGGATTTACCGGTGCGTTAGCCATTCATCCCAGACAGATTAGTCTGTTTAACGAAGGGTTTGCAGCTACCGAAGATGAAGTCAGCTGGGCAAAAACTGTCGTTGAACGCTTTGCTGCTGCACAGGCCGAGGGGATTGGGGTTATAGCCATTGATGGCCAAATGATTGATGCGCCCGTTTTACAGAGGGCAAAGGACATACTCACTTACAGTTAA
- a CDS encoding Na+/H+ antiporter family protein: MNAVILAVTVMLALSLMRVNVVLALFLGALTGGLSGGLDIHETITAFSEGLGGGAGIALSYAMLGAFAVAISRSGVPEWMAGKIIKKVKSDARTNGRNSLKYGVFVMVLLMAFASQNLVPVHIAFIPVLIPPLLSAFSAMNIDRRQIACLLTFGLTATYMLVPVGFGNIYLMQILGGNLQKNGLDIDLSLMPSAMMIPVSGMFLGLLFALFVSYRKPRSYHVEQSQLVQDEEVTLNKASVVSVVLAVASALGIQLSTGSMALGAATGFIIMILGRVVCWREADDVFAQGLRMMAACGFIMISAAGFAEVLRTTGDIPVLVNMVENLVGGSQPLAAFMMLLVGLLITMGIGSSFSTVPIIATLYVPLAMALGFSPLATAALVGTAGGLGDAGSPASDSTIGPTAGLNADGQHDHIRDSVLPTFLHYNLPMIIFGWIAAMVL, translated from the coding sequence ATGAACGCAGTAATTCTGGCTGTTACAGTAATGCTTGCGCTGAGTTTAATGCGCGTAAACGTTGTGTTAGCCCTGTTTCTGGGAGCCCTCACAGGTGGACTGTCCGGTGGACTGGATATCCACGAAACCATAACCGCTTTTTCTGAAGGCCTTGGCGGCGGTGCTGGCATTGCCCTGAGCTACGCCATGCTAGGTGCTTTTGCCGTTGCCATTTCACGCTCTGGCGTACCCGAGTGGATGGCAGGCAAGATTATCAAAAAAGTGAAAAGTGACGCCAGGACAAATGGCAGAAATTCACTGAAGTATGGCGTGTTCGTCATGGTTCTTCTGATGGCGTTTGCCTCCCAGAACCTTGTGCCTGTCCACATTGCCTTTATTCCGGTACTGATTCCACCGTTGCTGTCTGCCTTTAGTGCGATGAACATCGACCGTCGTCAGATTGCCTGTCTCCTGACGTTTGGTTTGACAGCCACTTACATGCTTGTACCCGTTGGCTTCGGTAATATCTACCTGATGCAGATTCTGGGTGGCAATCTGCAGAAAAACGGCCTGGATATCGACCTGAGTCTGATGCCTTCTGCCATGATGATCCCAGTGAGTGGTATGTTCCTGGGCCTGCTGTTTGCGCTGTTTGTCAGCTATCGTAAACCTCGCTCCTATCACGTTGAACAAAGCCAGCTGGTTCAGGACGAAGAGGTGACCCTGAACAAGGCAAGTGTCGTTTCTGTCGTACTGGCCGTTGCTTCAGCACTGGGCATTCAACTCAGTACAGGCTCCATGGCTCTGGGTGCCGCTACCGGCTTCATCATTATGATTCTGGGCCGGGTTGTGTGCTGGCGTGAAGCGGATGACGTGTTTGCCCAGGGTCTGCGGATGATGGCCGCCTGTGGTTTTATCATGATCTCCGCAGCCGGTTTTGCCGAAGTATTGCGTACCACCGGTGACATTCCGGTTCTGGTGAACATGGTTGAAAATCTTGTGGGCGGGAGTCAGCCGCTGGCGGCCTTTATGATGCTGCTGGTTGGTCTGCTGATCACCATGGGTATCGGCTCCTCCTTCTCCACAGTGCCTATCATCGCTACCCTGTACGTCCCTCTGGCTATGGCGCTGGGCTTTTCGCCACTGGCAACTGCTGCACTGGTAGGTACTGCAGGTGGTCTGGGTGATGCGGGCTCTCCGGCGTCTGACTCCACCATTGGCCCAACAGCAGGTCTGAATGCTGATGGACAGCACGACCACATTCGCGACTCTGTTCTTCCGACCTTCCTGCACTACAACCTGCCAATGATTATCTTTGGCTGGATTGCGGCAATGGTGCTGTAA
- a CDS encoding TRAP transporter small permease subunit: MKSGWIMLHRVVAGIDQLTEKTGQLISWFNLLLVLSVCLVVLLRYFLNVGSIALQETAMYFHALIFLGASGYTLKHQEHVRVDVFYRRMSPKGQALVNSMGTLFLLIPVCLFIGFMSWEYVMQSWSIMETSTDPGGLPAVFLLKSLILCLAFTLFLQGIAELLRSLMLLADVQEVQHG, from the coding sequence ATGAAATCCGGCTGGATTATGCTGCACAGAGTTGTAGCCGGGATCGATCAGTTGACGGAAAAAACCGGTCAGCTGATCAGTTGGTTTAACCTCTTACTGGTTTTATCTGTCTGTCTTGTTGTTTTGCTGCGTTACTTTCTTAATGTTGGCTCTATTGCCCTGCAGGAAACTGCCATGTACTTCCATGCGCTGATCTTTCTGGGAGCCAGTGGTTACACCCTTAAACACCAGGAACACGTCAGAGTTGATGTATTTTACCGGCGCATGTCGCCAAAAGGTCAGGCCCTGGTGAACAGTATGGGTACGCTATTTCTGCTCATTCCTGTTTGCCTGTTCATTGGGTTTATGAGCTGGGAATACGTCATGCAGTCCTGGAGCATTATGGAAACCTCCACGGACCCGGGAGGCTTGCCCGCTGTTTTCCTGCTGAAAAGCCTGATCCTGTGTCTGGCCTTCACCCTGTTTTTACAGGGCATTGCTGAACTCCTCCGCTCGTTAATGCTACTGGCTGATGTTCAGGAGGTGCAGCATGGCTGA
- a CDS encoding acyl-CoA thioesterase → MNLVNDDNPVPQGELTLKVLADSQSTNYTGDVFAGWVAMNVDQAGEIQARKVARGRVVTVSIGAMSFMRPVQIGDIIGLYSRVTEVGKTSIRVIVEAWIENDNGDSVSQKKLTDTSMVFVAVDGSGSTQRINR, encoded by the coding sequence ATGAATCTCGTGAACGATGACAATCCTGTACCTCAGGGGGAACTGACTCTGAAGGTACTGGCGGATAGCCAGTCCACCAATTACACCGGCGATGTGTTTGCTGGCTGGGTAGCGATGAATGTCGACCAGGCTGGGGAAATTCAGGCCAGAAAAGTCGCCAGAGGCAGGGTCGTTACGGTCAGCATTGGTGCTATGAGCTTTATGCGGCCGGTACAGATTGGTGACATTATTGGCTTGTACAGCCGGGTAACTGAAGTGGGCAAAACATCCATCCGGGTGATTGTGGAAGCCTGGATAGAGAACGACAACGGCGACTCGGTTTCGCAGAAAAAGCTGACAGATACCTCAATGGTCTTTGTGGCGGTTGATGGCTCAGGCAGTACTCAGCGCATTAACCGTTGA
- a CDS encoding DUF4404 family protein: protein MSEELHLNIQDLHDLLEGQPVDDCTAGSLKQITDEIQIALAQAEGDIPLQEYNEQLEQEAIRFSEAHPALSQAIRQVMTTLSSIGI from the coding sequence ATGTCAGAAGAACTCCATCTCAATATCCAGGATCTGCACGACTTGCTGGAAGGTCAGCCTGTTGATGATTGCACGGCTGGTTCCCTGAAACAGATCACCGACGAAATCCAGATTGCTCTGGCGCAGGCAGAAGGTGACATTCCACTGCAGGAGTACAACGAACAGCTGGAACAGGAGGCCATACGCTTCAGCGAAGCACATCCTGCACTATCCCAGGCTATCAGGCAGGTGATGACCACCCTGTCCAGTATCGGCATTTAA
- a CDS encoding fumarylacetoacetate hydrolase family protein: protein MKYRHRWLSGDRIDLPTGKIVCVGRNYAEHAEELNNPLPDDPVLFIKPTSSVVHLELPFKIPRNRGDVHFETEIALLIDKPLCNASEHEATDAIKALGLALDLTLRDLQAKMKSRGLPWEVAKAFDGSCPVSSFVAKEHLPDLENIAFSLKINGEVRQQDTSANMLTSIPGLLSYISRHFTLEPGDIVLSGTPKGVAPLYAGDRLELAIADVFSVETSCRAP from the coding sequence ATGAAGTACAGGCACCGCTGGCTTAGTGGCGACCGCATTGATCTTCCAACGGGTAAAATTGTCTGCGTTGGCAGAAACTATGCCGAACACGCTGAAGAACTGAACAACCCGCTGCCGGATGATCCGGTGTTGTTTATTAAACCAACAAGCTCTGTCGTACACCTGGAGCTGCCGTTTAAAATTCCCCGGAACCGGGGCGACGTGCATTTTGAAACAGAGATTGCCCTGCTGATTGATAAACCTCTCTGCAATGCCAGTGAGCATGAAGCGACCGATGCTATCAAGGCGTTAGGGCTGGCTCTGGACCTGACCCTGAGAGACCTGCAGGCGAAAATGAAAAGCCGGGGACTGCCCTGGGAGGTAGCCAAGGCTTTTGATGGCAGCTGCCCGGTTTCATCGTTTGTCGCGAAAGAACATCTGCCTGATCTGGAAAACATAGCCTTCAGTCTGAAAATAAATGGTGAAGTCCGGCAGCAGGACACCAGCGCTAATATGCTGACGTCTATTCCGGGGCTGCTGAGTTACATCAGCCGGCATTTCACTCTGGAACCCGGGGATATTGTGCTTTCCGGTACCCCTAAAGGGGTGGCACCGCTGTATGCCGGTGATCGTCTGGAACTGGCAATAGCGGATGTCTTCTCTGTCGAAACCTCGTGCCGGGCACCCTAA
- the serA gene encoding phosphoglycerate dehydrogenase → MSSTSLDKSKIKFLLLEGVHPSAVEVLEAAGYNNIDYVTKSLPTEELKARIADAHFLGIRSRTQLTEDIFESARKLIAVGCFCIGTNQVDLRAATARGIPVFNAPYSNTRSVAELVLAEAILLLRGIPEKNALAHRGGWLKSAANSYESRGKKLGIIGYGNIGSQLSILAESLGMDVYFYDTVTKLPMGNAKPVSDLNQLLAMSDVVSLHVPETVATKWMMGKEQLEAMKDGSVFINASRGTVVDIEALASALEDGKLLGAAIDVFPEEPRSNNDEFISQLRGMNNVILTPHIGGSTQEAQENIGGEVVDKFIKYSDTGTTLSSVNFPEVALPTHTGKHRLLHIHKNIPGVLGSVNQVFSDNNINISGQYLQTNEQVGYVVIDVDAERSEIAQEKLREIEGTIRCRVLY, encoded by the coding sequence ATGTCATCCACATCTCTGGACAAGAGCAAGATCAAATTCCTTCTGCTTGAAGGTGTACACCCTTCAGCCGTAGAAGTGCTGGAAGCTGCCGGTTACAACAATATTGACTATGTCACCAAGTCCCTGCCCACGGAAGAACTGAAAGCGCGCATAGCAGACGCTCACTTTCTTGGCATCCGCTCCCGAACCCAGCTGACGGAAGATATTTTCGAATCAGCCCGGAAACTGATTGCAGTAGGCTGTTTCTGTATTGGCACTAATCAGGTTGACCTCAGGGCCGCTACAGCCCGGGGCATCCCGGTCTTCAACGCACCTTATTCCAACACCCGCTCTGTGGCCGAACTGGTGCTGGCAGAAGCGATTCTGCTACTACGCGGGATTCCCGAAAAGAATGCCCTGGCCCACCGTGGCGGATGGCTGAAAAGCGCTGCCAACTCTTACGAAAGCCGTGGCAAAAAGCTGGGCATTATCGGCTATGGCAACATTGGCAGCCAGTTGAGCATTCTTGCTGAGTCTCTGGGCATGGACGTCTATTTCTACGACACCGTCACCAAACTGCCCATGGGTAATGCCAAACCCGTGTCAGACCTTAACCAGCTGCTGGCAATGTCTGACGTGGTCAGCCTGCATGTACCGGAAACCGTTGCAACTAAATGGATGATGGGTAAAGAGCAGCTTGAAGCCATGAAGGACGGCAGTGTATTTATCAATGCTTCCAGAGGTACTGTAGTCGATATTGAGGCACTGGCTTCAGCTCTTGAAGACGGCAAACTGCTTGGGGCAGCCATCGACGTATTTCCTGAAGAACCTCGCTCCAATAACGATGAGTTCATTAGCCAGTTACGCGGTATGAACAACGTTATTCTGACACCGCACATTGGTGGCAGCACACAGGAAGCTCAGGAAAATATTGGTGGTGAAGTCGTCGACAAGTTTATCAAGTACAGTGATACTGGTACGACATTGTCGTCTGTTAACTTCCCGGAAGTAGCACTGCCAACCCATACCGGCAAGCACCGTTTACTGCACATCCACAAAAACATTCCAGGCGTTCTGGGCTCTGTCAACCAGGTCTTTTCTGACAACAACATCAACATTAGTGGTCAGTACCTGCAAACTAACGAGCAGGTCGGTTACGTGGTGATTGATGTGGATGCGGAGCGCAGTGAAATTGCGCAGGAAAAACTGCGGGAAATTGAAGGAACCATTCGCTGTCGGGTGCTTTACTAA
- a CDS encoding response regulator produces the protein MSETLPDFKLHILVVEDNSVNQMVAQTLLEKLGCSVVIVDNGEAAVQKVAQESFDLVLMDCIMPVMDGMEATRTIRASGQPYDRIPIIAFTANATDEDQQAFQQAGMDDFIDKPVTVDKMTGLLQRWSDKLNG, from the coding sequence TTGTCAGAAACACTGCCTGACTTTAAACTCCATATCCTGGTAGTAGAAGACAATTCGGTCAATCAGATGGTGGCGCAGACACTGCTGGAAAAACTGGGTTGCTCTGTGGTCATCGTGGATAATGGAGAAGCTGCCGTTCAGAAAGTAGCGCAGGAATCATTCGATCTGGTGTTGATGGATTGCATCATGCCGGTTATGGATGGCATGGAAGCCACCCGAACCATCAGGGCATCCGGCCAGCCTTACGACCGGATCCCTATTATTGCTTTTACCGCTAACGCTACGGATGAAGACCAACAGGCTTTTCAACAGGCCGGCATGGATGATTTCATCGACAAGCCCGTGACGGTTGATAAAATGACCGGGCTGTTACAACGCTGGTCTGACAAACTCAACGGTTAA
- a CDS encoding TRAP transporter large permease, translating to MAEFIPLIMFACVCAVLMIGYPVAFSLAGTALIFAAIGTLTGYFDGSFLTALPSRLFGIIGNQTLLAVPLFVFMGVMLEKSRVAENLLESMARLFGQLRGGLGLSVTVVGMLLAASTGIVGATVVTMGLLSLPTMLRRGYSAQLATGTICATGSLGQIIPPSIALVLLGDVLSTAYQQAQLNMGIFSPKTVSVGDLFVGALIPGLLLVLAYSVYVMVVAWLKPESAPALTDEEIKQFDESSQTSLLMTLLPPVLLIIVVLGSILTGIATPTEAAGVGASGAIALAAARRQIHREILYEVVTCTTKITCMVFLILIGASVFSLVFRGFGGEELIQSLFESLPGGVFTAVLLVMVVMFLLGFILDFIEITFVIVPMVGPVLLAMGVDPVWLGIMIAVNLQTSFLTPPFGFALFYLRGVAPEEVATADIYKGVVPFIAIQLIMLIALAVWPQLATWLPAQIYG from the coding sequence ATGGCTGAGTTTATCCCCCTGATTATGTTCGCCTGTGTCTGCGCTGTGCTGATGATTGGCTATCCGGTCGCTTTTTCCCTGGCAGGAACCGCCCTGATTTTCGCAGCCATCGGTACACTGACAGGATACTTTGACGGCTCTTTCCTGACAGCCTTACCCAGTCGTTTATTTGGAATTATTGGCAACCAGACGTTACTGGCGGTTCCACTGTTTGTTTTTATGGGTGTCATGCTGGAAAAATCCAGAGTCGCAGAAAACCTGCTGGAAAGCATGGCCCGGCTCTTTGGTCAGCTGCGTGGGGGGCTGGGGCTTTCCGTAACAGTGGTGGGTATGTTGTTAGCAGCCAGTACCGGTATTGTCGGTGCCACAGTGGTCACCATGGGGCTGTTATCGCTACCGACCATGCTGCGCAGAGGCTATTCTGCCCAGCTGGCGACCGGCACTATCTGTGCAACAGGCAGCCTTGGACAGATTATCCCTCCTTCCATCGCACTGGTTTTGTTAGGTGACGTGTTGTCCACCGCTTATCAGCAGGCTCAGCTGAATATGGGAATTTTCTCTCCCAAAACCGTATCGGTTGGCGACCTGTTTGTGGGAGCGTTGATTCCGGGGTTACTGCTGGTGCTGGCTTACTCTGTGTACGTCATGGTGGTGGCATGGCTGAAGCCTGAATCAGCGCCAGCGTTAACCGATGAGGAGATTAAACAGTTTGATGAAAGCAGCCAGACCTCATTATTGATGACGCTGCTGCCTCCGGTACTGCTGATTATCGTCGTACTCGGGTCTATCCTCACTGGCATTGCCACACCCACAGAAGCTGCAGGCGTCGGCGCTTCAGGTGCTATTGCCCTTGCCGCTGCCCGACGACAGATTCATCGAGAGATTCTGTATGAAGTGGTGACCTGTACCACCAAAATCACCTGTATGGTGTTCCTGATTCTTATCGGGGCATCGGTGTTTTCGCTGGTATTCCGGGGCTTTGGTGGTGAAGAACTGATCCAGTCTCTGTTTGAAAGCCTGCCCGGCGGTGTTTTCACAGCGGTACTGCTGGTGATGGTGGTAATGTTCCTGCTCGGCTTTATTCTTGATTTTATTGAAATCACCTTTGTTATCGTGCCAATGGTGGGACCCGTCCTGCTGGCTATGGGCGTAGACCCGGTCTGGCTTGGCATTATGATTGCTGTTAACTTACAGACCTCTTTTTTAACCCCCCCTTTTGGCTTTGCCCTGTTTTACCTGCGAGGGGTTGCTCCAGAAGAGGTGGCAACAGCGGATATCTACAAAGGCGTTGTGCCTTTTATAGCCATTCAGCTGATCATGCTGATCGCACTGGCAGTCTGGCCACAGCTGGCCACCTGGCTGCCAGCACAAATCTATGGCTGA
- a CDS encoding PstS family phosphate ABC transporter substrate-binding protein — MKLKALITAVALVTGVAGMQTAVASQIDADMPVYKKSSGVSGNLSSVGSDTLANLMTLWAEDFKREYPNVNVQIQAAGSSTAPPALTEGTSNIGPMSRKMKDKELEAFEKRYGYKPTPVPVAIDALAVFVNKDNPIKGLTMAQVDAIFSTTRRCGGDQNITTWGQTGLEGSWKNRSIQLYGRNSVSGTYGYFKKVALCKGDFRNNVNEQPGSASVVQSVSASINGLGYSGIGYKTSSVRTVPLAKKDGGEFVDATPANAVNSSYPLARFLYVYVNKQPNRALPPLEREFLKMVLSRQGQEVVVKDGYIPLPTTVVEKYLSELEL; from the coding sequence ATGAAACTGAAAGCGCTCATCACTGCTGTGGCTCTGGTAACAGGAGTTGCAGGAATGCAGACCGCAGTGGCCAGCCAGATCGACGCCGATATGCCGGTCTATAAAAAATCCAGTGGCGTATCCGGAAACCTGTCCAGCGTTGGTTCCGACACTCTGGCCAACCTGATGACCCTCTGGGCTGAAGACTTCAAACGCGAATACCCGAACGTCAACGTACAGATTCAGGCTGCCGGTTCTTCGACTGCGCCTCCTGCCCTGACGGAAGGCACTTCCAACATTGGCCCCATGAGCCGCAAGATGAAGGATAAAGAGCTGGAGGCTTTTGAAAAGCGTTACGGTTACAAGCCTACGCCGGTTCCTGTAGCGATTGATGCCCTGGCCGTCTTTGTTAACAAGGACAACCCCATCAAGGGGCTGACCATGGCGCAGGTGGACGCTATCTTCTCCACAACCCGCCGGTGTGGTGGCGACCAGAACATCACCACCTGGGGACAGACAGGTCTGGAAGGTTCCTGGAAAAATCGTTCTATCCAGCTTTACGGACGCAACTCTGTATCCGGAACCTATGGGTACTTCAAGAAAGTGGCACTGTGTAAAGGTGATTTCCGCAACAATGTCAACGAACAGCCCGGTTCGGCATCTGTCGTGCAGTCAGTTTCAGCCTCCATCAACGGACTTGGTTATTCGGGCATCGGTTACAAGACGTCCAGCGTCCGTACTGTGCCTCTGGCGAAGAAAGACGGTGGTGAATTTGTTGATGCAACGCCAGCTAATGCCGTAAACAGCAGTTACCCTCTGGCCCGCTTCCTGTATGTTTACGTGAACAAGCAGCCAAACAGGGCGTTACCTCCGCTGGAGCGTGAATTCCTGAAGATGGTTCTGTCCCGTCAGGGACAGGAAGTAGTGGTTAAGGATGGTTATATTCCACTGCCAACCACTGTCGTTGAAAAATACCTGAGTGAGCTGGAACTCTGA